One window of Corynebacterium doosanense CAU 212 = DSM 45436 genomic DNA carries:
- a CDS encoding Mur ligase family protein, whose protein sequence is MSSPSPGPLKRLRSTAAKSAANLATRASRATGRGSGGMIGGLIARAIDPGIMSSLGGGRPAVLVTGTNGKSTTTRMLAAAVGSKYSVATNGGGDNMDAGIVSALIAASKAERIVLEVDELHVPAVADNLNPEALVLLNLTRDQLDRVGEINKIERALRGSVDKHPDMLVVANCDDVLMTSVAYDAKNVVWVSAGAGWVGDAVTCPRTGGHIVHTGDDWYAVKPLADGREFRRPTPTWTITPEGIETAGGTTALDLKLPGRANRGNATQAVAAAVEGFDVPLTEAVKAAEDVDNVAGRYSTVQLGDRQVHLLLAKNPAGWQEALTMVDRSAEGLVIAVNGQVADGEDLSWLWDVRFEDFESLSVKAAGERGTDLAVRLLYADIDHELIADPVKAIRACPPGRVEVLANYTAFRDLKKALSKEDDYRG, encoded by the coding sequence ATGAGTTCACCTTCCCCTGGACCGCTAAAACGACTGCGCTCGACGGCCGCGAAGTCCGCCGCGAACCTGGCCACCCGGGCATCGCGCGCCACCGGCCGCGGCTCCGGCGGCATGATCGGCGGACTGATCGCCCGGGCAATCGACCCCGGCATCATGTCGTCGCTGGGCGGAGGCCGCCCGGCCGTGCTGGTCACCGGCACCAACGGCAAATCCACCACGACCCGCATGCTCGCCGCGGCGGTGGGGTCGAAGTACAGCGTGGCCACCAACGGCGGCGGCGACAACATGGACGCCGGCATCGTCTCCGCGCTCATCGCGGCGTCGAAGGCCGAGCGCATCGTGCTCGAGGTCGATGAGCTGCACGTGCCCGCCGTGGCCGACAACCTCAACCCCGAGGCGCTGGTGCTGCTCAACCTCACCCGCGACCAGCTGGACCGCGTGGGCGAGATCAACAAGATCGAGCGCGCCCTGCGCGGGTCCGTCGACAAGCATCCCGACATGCTTGTCGTGGCTAACTGCGACGACGTGCTCATGACGTCCGTGGCCTACGACGCCAAGAACGTCGTGTGGGTCTCCGCCGGTGCCGGCTGGGTCGGCGACGCCGTCACCTGCCCGCGCACCGGCGGGCACATCGTGCACACGGGCGACGACTGGTACGCGGTCAAACCGCTGGCCGACGGCCGCGAGTTCCGCCGGCCCACGCCCACCTGGACCATCACTCCCGAGGGCATCGAGACCGCGGGCGGCACCACCGCGTTGGATCTCAAGCTTCCCGGGCGCGCCAACCGCGGCAACGCGACCCAGGCCGTCGCCGCCGCCGTCGAGGGCTTCGACGTACCGCTGACGGAAGCGGTGAAGGCCGCCGAGGACGTGGACAACGTCGCCGGCCGCTACTCCACCGTGCAGCTCGGCGACCGGCAGGTCCACCTCCTGCTGGCCAAGAACCCCGCCGGCTGGCAGGAGGCCCTGACCATGGTGGACCGCTCCGCCGAGGGCCTGGTCATCGCCGTCAACGGTCAGGTCGCCGACGGCGAGGATCTCTCCTGGCTGTGGGACGTGCGCTTCGAGGACTTCGAGTCCCTCTCTGTTAAGGCCGCCGGCGAGCGCGGCACCGACCTTGCCGTGCGCCTGCTCTACGCGGACATCGACCACGAGCTCATCGCCGACCCGGTCAAGGCCATTCGCGCGTGTCCCCCGGGCCGCGTCGAGGTCCTAGCCAACTACACCGCGTTCCGTGACCTGAAGAAAGCTCTGTCCAAGGAGGACGATTACCGTGGCTGA
- a CDS encoding type II toxin-antitoxin system HicB family antitoxin: MDINKYTYQVSWSEEDQEFVATVAEFPSLSWLASDRQEAENGLLELVAEVVEDMTASGEIIPESLGGRMYSGKFNVRTSPSIHRKMVIEAATEGISLNTLINQKLASA; encoded by the coding sequence ATGGACATCAATAAATACACCTACCAGGTCTCCTGGTCCGAGGAAGATCAGGAATTCGTGGCCACCGTCGCCGAATTCCCCTCCCTTTCGTGGCTCGCGTCCGATCGGCAAGAAGCTGAAAACGGTTTGCTGGAACTTGTCGCAGAGGTGGTGGAGGATATGACTGCTTCAGGCGAAATCATTCCGGAGTCACTCGGAGGACGTATGTACTCCGGGAAGTTCAACGTACGCACCTCGCCTTCAATCCATCGCAAGATGGTCATCGAGGCCGCCACCGAAGGAATCTCCCTGAACACGCTGATCAACCAGAAGCTTGCCTCGGCATGA
- a CDS encoding toxin HicA, with protein sequence MSNSVGDIVEAMRSSPNNVRFSDLEKVCDHFFINRHSKKTSHKTYKTPWPGDPRVNIQDASGKAKPYQVRQVLQAIDKLKALKSRESEQDNGHQ encoded by the coding sequence GTGAGCAACAGCGTGGGCGACATCGTCGAAGCGATGAGGTCTTCTCCGAACAACGTGAGATTTTCCGACCTTGAGAAAGTGTGCGATCACTTTTTCATAAACCGACACTCGAAGAAAACATCACATAAGACCTACAAGACACCGTGGCCAGGCGACCCGCGTGTCAACATCCAAGACGCCAGCGGCAAGGCGAAGCCGTACCAAGTCAGGCAGGTGCTACAGGCCATCGACAAGCTGAAAGCTCTGAAAAGTAGAGAAAGTGAGCAGGACAATGGACATCAATAA
- a CDS encoding hypothetical protein (3'-5' exonuclease of DNA polymerase III): MTTPTDEPADATEDVQAYPYVAVVVHASGIHPSTSRLITLDAVTFGDDGEHGESLHLAFDPGEDPGPVHMHGLTHEEAGDATPFAKALRQVDSLIDGRVLVVHDAPAAWGFLVSEARRAMNAAAKANRSRGRGRGRGRRRQKVGHVPRPEAVVDTLATARRQTVPLADTRIAAVATQYGVDAPSPVASVHRAQQPESESSRELTEVLIELYLAQVARDPSAVASRSPKDLRADRFGLQRSHVRVDAVEAPRPLDNPGQYQPGKELAKGMEVVVAPEIQMDPNIIIEACMAKELAYSEKLTRQTSVVVCNETTDLDGKAMHAQRKGIPLLADTAFMAAIDRMRG, encoded by the coding sequence ATGACGACTCCGACTGACGAACCCGCCGACGCCACCGAGGACGTCCAGGCGTACCCGTACGTCGCCGTCGTGGTGCACGCCAGCGGCATCCACCCGTCCACATCCCGGCTCATCACCCTCGACGCCGTGACCTTCGGTGACGACGGCGAACACGGCGAGTCCCTCCACCTCGCGTTCGACCCCGGGGAGGACCCCGGCCCCGTGCACATGCACGGGCTCACGCACGAGGAGGCCGGCGACGCCACGCCCTTCGCCAAGGCCCTGCGCCAGGTGGATTCGCTTATCGACGGCCGCGTCCTCGTCGTCCACGATGCCCCGGCGGCCTGGGGTTTCCTCGTCTCCGAGGCCAGGCGCGCGATGAACGCCGCCGCCAAGGCCAACCGCTCGCGGGGACGCGGTCGAGGGCGTGGACGCCGCCGCCAGAAAGTCGGCCATGTTCCCCGCCCGGAGGCCGTGGTGGACACCCTCGCCACCGCCCGGAGGCAGACGGTGCCGCTGGCGGACACGCGGATCGCGGCCGTCGCCACGCAGTACGGCGTCGACGCCCCCTCCCCCGTCGCCTCCGTCCACCGCGCGCAGCAACCCGAGTCCGAGAGCAGCCGCGAGCTCACCGAGGTGCTCATCGAGCTCTACCTGGCGCAGGTCGCGCGCGACCCGTCGGCCGTGGCCTCCCGTAGTCCCAAGGACCTGCGCGCCGACCGGTTCGGCCTGCAGCGCTCCCACGTGCGTGTCGACGCCGTCGAGGCGCCCCGCCCGCTGGACAACCCCGGCCAGTACCAGCCAGGAAAAGAGCTGGCCAAGGGCATGGAGGTAGTGGTGGCCCCGGAGATCCAGATGGATCCGAACATCATCATTGAGGCGTGCATGGCCAAGGAGCTCGCCTACTCGGAGAAACTCACCCGGCAGACCTCCGTGGTGGTGTGCAACGAAACCACCGACCTCGACGGCAAGGCCATGCACGCCCAGCGCAAGGGAATCCCCCTTCTCGCGGACACCGCGTTCATGGCGGCGATCGATCGGATGCGCGGGTAG